The following proteins are encoded in a genomic region of Alnus glutinosa chromosome 8, dhAlnGlut1.1, whole genome shotgun sequence:
- the LOC133876352 gene encoding uncharacterized protein LOC133876352, with product MPGIDPSVIVYKLNVEPSHRLVKQRIRTFAAERNQAIAEEVEKLLKAGFIWEVDYPEWLANVVLIYMDEADQEKTAFIIDRRLYCYKMMPFGLKNAGATYQGLVNKMFQGHRGIEANLEKVKAVLKMEALRTTKQLQRLTERIAARGVNEPILRGEECEEAFGKLKKYLTNPPLLSRPSEGEILYLYLAVSPSAVSSALVREDAGIQKPVYFTGEALHGVEERYPRIEKLAFALFVSARRLRPYFQAHAIRVLTEYPMKKEAKELPIELTWVVYVDGSSAWGRSGVGVLLGNPKGQEFNFAIKLDFVTTNNEAEYEAVIPGLALSREMGATNVEIRSDSQVVVGQVQGQFETQEDRMARYLDQVRQFQSYFEMVVITKIPREENI from the exons ATGCCAGGAATcgatccctcggttattgtctataagctgaatgtggaacCGAGTCATCGACTAGTGAAGCAGAGAATAAGAACTTTCGCTGCTGAACGAAATCAAGCTATTGcggaagaagtagagaagttgtTAAAAGCTGGATTCATCTGGGAAGTGGATTACCCAgaatggctggccaatgtggtgCTA ATCTACATGGATGAAGCAGATCAagagaaaactgctttcatcataGACCGAAGACTCTACtgttataagatgatgcccttcggttTGAAGAACGCAGGAGCCACTTATCAGGGACTGGTCAACAAGATGTTTCAGGGTCAT AGGGGTATCGAAGCAAATCTAGAGAAGGTCAAGGCTGTCCTTAAGATGGAGGCACTGAGAACAACGAAACAACTCCAACGGCTGACAGAAAGAATTGCggctaggggtgtaaacgagccgatcctgcgCGG TGAggaatgtgaggaagctttcggaAAGTTGAAGAAATACTTAACGAACCCTCCATTGTTGAGCCGCCCTTCCGAAGGGGAAATACTCTATCTTTATTTGGCAGTCTCCCCCTCAGCGGTAAGCTCGGCTTTAGTTAGAGAAGATGCAGGGATTCAAAAACCAGTCTACTTTACGGGTGAGGCACTTCACGGAGTAGAGGAAAGATATCCTCGGATTGAAaagttggcgttcgctttgTTTGTCTCGGCCaggagattgaggccatactttcaggctcatgcTATTCGAGTCTTAACggagtatccgatgaagaag GAAGCGAAAGAACTTCCAATAGAATTAACTTGGGTCGTGTATGTGGATGGTTCCTCGGCATGGGGCAGAAGCGGGGTAGGTGTCCTCCTCGGGAACCCTAAAGGTCAAGAGTTCAATTTTGCTATAAAACTGGACTTTGTCACAACGAATAATGAAGCAGAATATGAAGCCGTAATAccaggtttggcattatcccgagagatgggagcAACTAATGTTGAAATCCGAAGTGATTCTCAAGTAGTGGTGGGCCAAGTTCAAGGACAATTTGAAACACAAGAAGATCGAATGGCCAGATATCTGGACCAGGTGCGCCAATTCCAATCTTATTTTGAAATGGTTGTTATCACAaagatacctcgggaggaaaataTCTGA
- the LOC133876353 gene encoding uncharacterized protein LOC133876353, whose protein sequence is MDQKRDGKEFLVDNLFQHKESIFTEEVSNFDLPGRFKVPDISIFSGSEDVVEHLDNFRSHVSLHKTPDAVACRAFPLTLSGKARDWLRNLPPRSIDNFDTLGRKFLTQFVSGRIRRKPRGYLLSVRQGPNKYLKDYLWRFNQKKLETESAPDDFIYGAIFQGLKKDGPLMADLVLKPPKDLYTFMVKMDRYINQEETLQALLDDSQQQHQPSTEKPKRKKNPKATQDASPEEYKKAKKNFRDYKWIPLNASLTEVLMELKKDPNYQRPRPIPGNPPRRLAHKYCVFHDSYCHLTEQCVSLRQLIEKFIENGKLV, encoded by the coding sequence ATGGATCAGAAGCGCGATGGGAAAGAGTTTCTTGTGGATAACCTCTTCCAGCATAAGGAGTCTATATTtaccgaagaagtatccaacttcgaccTGCCCGGAAGGTTTAAGGTACCCGATATCTCTATTTTTTCAGGTAGTGAAGACGTAgtggagcatttggataatTTCCGATCTCACGTATCCTTGCATAAGACACCCGACGCTGTGGCGTGCCGGGCTTTTCCCCTCACCTTGTCCGGAAAGGCCCGAGATTGGCTCAGAAACCTTCCCCCGAGGTCAATTGATAATTTCGATACCCTTGGTAGGAAGTTTTTGACCCAGTTTGTGTCCGGAAGGATCAGGAGGAAACCCCGAGGGTATCTACTCTCCGTACGGCAGGGGCCAAACAAATATTTGAAGGATTATttgtggaggttcaaccagaAGAAGTTGGAGACGGAAAGCGCACCAGACGATTTCATTTATGGTGCAATTTTCCAAGGATTGAAGAAAGACGGACCATTGATGGCTGACTTGGTGTTGAAACCACCGAAGGATCTCTATACCTTTATGGTAAAGATGGACAGATACATTAATCAGGAGGAAACGCTCCAAGCCCTTCTCGACGATTCTCAGCAGCAACATCAGCCTTCCACCGAGAAACCTAAGAGAAAGAAGAATCCCAAGGCCACACAGGATGCCAGTCCCGAGGAGTAcaagaaggcaaagaagaatTTCAGAGATTACAAGTGGATTCCATTAAATGCCTCTCTCACTGAGGTGCTTATGGAACTCAAAAAAGATCCAAACTACCAGAGGCCGAGGCCCATCCCAGGAAATCCGCCTCGACGCTTGGCTCACAAATATTGTGTCTTCCATGATTCATATTGTcacctgaccgagcagtgtgtatcaCTGAGACAATTGATTGAGAAGTTCATCGAAAATGGGAAGTTAGTCTAA
- the LOC133875965 gene encoding heavy metal-associated isoprenylated plant protein 16-like isoform X1 translates to MKQKIVIKVLMTCDKCRTKAMKIAAKTSGVNSVAIEGSDKDQLVVIGEGVDTPNLTRSLRKKLCYAEILKVEEVKPKEEEKKPKEEEKKPKEEEKKPPLCPTLSLCHQYPPFPMYCEPMYCEPLRCASSSDGGCFIM, encoded by the exons ATGAAG CAAAAAATAGTTATCAAGGTGCTAATGACCTGTGACAAATGCAGAACCAAGGCCATGAAGATTGCCGCAAAAACATCTG GTGTGAACTCGGTGGCAATAGAAGGTTCAGATAAAGATCAGTTGGTGGTGATTGGCGAAGGTGTCGACACGCCTAACTTGACCCGCTCGCTAAGGAAGAAGCTGTGCTATGCGGAAATATTGAAGGTGGAAGAAGTGAagccaaaagaagaagagaagaagccaaaagaagaagagaagaagccaaaagaagaagagaaaaagccGCCGTTATGTCCGACGTTGTCCCTCTGCCATCAATATCCACCATTTCCTATGTACTGTGAGCCCATGTACTGTGAACCCCTCCGCTGTGCCTCTTCAAGTGACGGTGGCTGCTTTATCATGTGA
- the LOC133875965 gene encoding heavy metal-associated isoprenylated plant protein 47-like isoform X2: protein MTCDKCRTKAMKIAAKTSGVNSVAIEGSDKDQLVVIGEGVDTPNLTRSLRKKLCYAEILKVEEVKPKEEEKKPKEEEKKPKEEEKKPPLCPTLSLCHQYPPFPMYCEPMYCEPLRCASSSDGGCFIM from the exons ATGACCTGTGACAAATGCAGAACCAAGGCCATGAAGATTGCCGCAAAAACATCTG GTGTGAACTCGGTGGCAATAGAAGGTTCAGATAAAGATCAGTTGGTGGTGATTGGCGAAGGTGTCGACACGCCTAACTTGACCCGCTCGCTAAGGAAGAAGCTGTGCTATGCGGAAATATTGAAGGTGGAAGAAGTGAagccaaaagaagaagagaagaagccaaaagaagaagagaagaagccaaaagaagaagagaaaaagccGCCGTTATGTCCGACGTTGTCCCTCTGCCATCAATATCCACCATTTCCTATGTACTGTGAGCCCATGTACTGTGAACCCCTCCGCTGTGCCTCTTCAAGTGACGGTGGCTGCTTTATCATGTGA